Proteins encoded by one window of Heterodontus francisci isolate sHetFra1 chromosome 12, sHetFra1.hap1, whole genome shotgun sequence:
- the yipf5 gene encoding protein YIPF5 isoform X1, which yields MAEFNNFNADFFQSSYSIDDQGQASYDYNAAGDPYQNRQNDSHVQQAGYFYPTGSQQPYTGQIYQPTPTFTPSSPQSVYGNSFEDEAPLLEELGINFDHIWQKTLTVLHPLKAADGTIMNETDLAGPMVFCLAFGATLLLVGKIQFGYVYGISAIGCLGMYCLLNLMSMTGVSFGCVASVLGYCLLPMIILSSFAVIFSLQGMLGVIIAAMIIGWCSLSASKIFISALAMEGQQLLVAYPCALLYGVFALISVF from the exons ATGGCTGAATTTAATAATTTCAACGCAGACTTCTTCCAGTCGAGTTATAGCATTGATGACCAAGGGCAAGCTTCTTATGACTACAATGCTGCAGGGGATCCTTACCAAAACAG GCAGAATGACAGTCACGTTCAGCAGGCTGGGTATTTTTATCCAACAGGGTCGCAACAGCCATACACAGGACAGATCTATCAACCTACACCAACCTTCACTCCTAGCTCTCCACAATCAGTATATGGAAACAGTTTTGAGGACGAAGCCCCATTATTGGAAG AACTGGGGATTAACTTTGACCACATCTGGCAGAAGACACTAACAGTCCTCCATCCACTGAAAGCGGCAGATGGAACCATTATGAATGAGACTGACCTGGCTGGGCCCATGGTGTTCTGTTTAGCATTCGGAGCCACATTATTACTG GTTGGTAAAATCCAGTTTGGCTATGTGTATGGTATCAGTGCTATTGGGTGTCTTGGTATGTACTGTCTGTTGAACCTGATGAGTATGACTGGAGTGTCCTTTGGCTGTGTGGCCAGCGTCCTTGGATACTGCCTGCTTCCAATGATTATCCTGTCAAGTTTCGCTGTGATTTTCTCCTTGCA AGGAATGCTGGGCGTAATTATTGCTGCTATGATTATTGGCTGGTGCAGTTTGTCGGCATCTAAAATCTTCATCTCTGCCTTGGCAATGGAGGGACAGCAATTACTGGTGGCATATCCTTGTGCTTTGTTATATGGAGTTTTTGCTCTTATCTCGGTTTTCTAA
- the yipf5 gene encoding protein YIPF5 isoform X3, with product MAEFNNFNADFFQSSYSIDDQGQASYDYNAAGDPYQNRQNDSHVQQAGYFYPTGSQQPYTGQIYQPTPTFTPSSPQSVYGNSFEDEAPLLEELGINFDHIWQKTLTVLHPLKAADGTIMNETDLAGPMVFCLAFGATLLLVGKIQFGYVYGISAIGCLGMYCLLNLMSMTGVSFGCVASVLGYCLLPMIILSSFAVIFSLQELVSATILEGWG from the exons ATGGCTGAATTTAATAATTTCAACGCAGACTTCTTCCAGTCGAGTTATAGCATTGATGACCAAGGGCAAGCTTCTTATGACTACAATGCTGCAGGGGATCCTTACCAAAACAG GCAGAATGACAGTCACGTTCAGCAGGCTGGGTATTTTTATCCAACAGGGTCGCAACAGCCATACACAGGACAGATCTATCAACCTACACCAACCTTCACTCCTAGCTCTCCACAATCAGTATATGGAAACAGTTTTGAGGACGAAGCCCCATTATTGGAAG AACTGGGGATTAACTTTGACCACATCTGGCAGAAGACACTAACAGTCCTCCATCCACTGAAAGCGGCAGATGGAACCATTATGAATGAGACTGACCTGGCTGGGCCCATGGTGTTCTGTTTAGCATTCGGAGCCACATTATTACTG GTTGGTAAAATCCAGTTTGGCTATGTGTATGGTATCAGTGCTATTGGGTGTCTTGGTATGTACTGTCTGTTGAACCTGATGAGTATGACTGGAGTGTCCTTTGGCTGTGTGGCCAGCGTCCTTGGATACTGCCTGCTTCCAATGATTATCCTGTCAAGTTTCGCTGTGATTTTCTCCTTGCA GGAACTGGTTTCAGCAACTATCCTGGAAGGGTGGGGATGA